A stretch of Henckelia pumila isolate YLH828 chromosome 4, ASM3356847v2, whole genome shotgun sequence DNA encodes these proteins:
- the LOC140861271 gene encoding putative late blight resistance protein homolog R1B-17 has translation MASHHDNQVFSQDFLRIRDAVDQVYGMIHHRIHEFDSFIREIPEKEDKLPAKTSSRGKESTVGVDQDLIQIKDRVMGDEKSLKIIPITGMGGIGKTTLARNVYEDKSTVDFFDTRHWKFGSKFEGHFPDDYNGSRVIITTRLSEVALNIDSDSRLHRMQLLDEDQSWALYRSKAFVDECPPSGHLEEIGKSIARNCEGLPLAIVVMAGMLKANKTIEYWENIAENVNVASTINDDQYSGIFSLSYSNLPRHLKSCFLYLGLFSEDYKIPVKKHIKLWFADDFLEPSSSESSKSLEELAKEYIEDLVERNLILVARKRSNGKMRYCKIHDVLRDLSITKGREERFVKHFTYMDKSKITLSKLVESQQRLIIHTDQAGFKKTKICNSTVHTLLYFGSKTSTLSSFASKLTSLRVLDELLVDSKFFPDQIFKLVNLKYLAFTYNKSDKCLISPSISKLQNLETLIIERGCLPSDYMCEVILPLEIWKMPRLRHLVLMKEYVLELSLSRWAKWNILRSRKLANPFECDEFQIHQGDS, from the exons ATGGCATCCCACCATGACAACCAAGTTTTCTCGCAAGATTTTCTTCGAATCCGGGATGCTGTGGATCAAGTGTATGGGATGATCCACCATCGCATCCATGAATTTGATTCGTTCATTAGGGAAATTCCGGAGAAAGAAGATAAACTGCCTGCCAAAACTTCAAGTCGTGGCAAAGAATCCACGGTGGGAGTGGATCAAGACTTGATTCAAATAAAGGATCGAGTCATGGGAGATGAGAAGAGTCTCAAAATCATCCCTATCACCGGGATGGGAGGTATTGGCAAGACGACTCTGGCTAGAAATGTTTACGAAGATAAGTCGACTGTCGACTTCTTCGATACACGTCATTGG AAGTTTGGGTCGAAGTTCGAAGGGCATTTTCCCGACGACTATAACGGCAGTCGTGTGATTATTACGACGAGGTTGTCTGAAGTGGCCTTGAACATCGATTCTGACAGCCGCCTTCATCGGATGCAACTCTTGGATGAGGATCAAAGTTGGGCTCTGTATCGAAGCAAGGCTTTTGTAGACGAGTGTCCTCCTAGTGGCCATTTGGAAGAAATTGGGAAATCCATTGCAAGAAACTGCGAAGGACTCCCCCTTGCGATTGTGGTGATGGCTGGAATGCTGAAAGCTAACAAAACGATCGAGTACTGGGAGAATATTGCAGAAAACGTGAACGTAGCATCCACCATAAATGATGATCAATACTCGGGTATCTTCTCTTTGAGTTACAGTAACTTGCCTCGTCACTTGAAGTCGTGCTTTCTATATTTGGGATTATTTTCAGAGGATTACAAGATCCCTGTCAAAAAACATATTAAATTATGGTTTGCCGATGATTTTCTGGAACCATCATCATCAGAATCATCTAAAAGCTTGGAAGAGTTGGCAAAGGAGTACATAGAAGATCTGGTCGAGAGAAACCTCATTTTGGTGGCGCGTAAGAGATCTAATGGCAAGATGAGATATTGCAAGATCCATGATGTCTTAAGAGATCTAAGCATAACAAAAGGTAGAGAAGAAAGGTTTGTTAAGCATTTCACCTACATGGATAAAAGCAAAATTACTCTTTCAAAACTGGTTGAAAGCCAACAACGCCTGATTATTCATACTGATCAAGCGGGCttcaaaaaaaccaaaatttgcaACTCAACAGTTCATACTCTTCTATATTTTGGCTCAAAAACCAGTACACTCTCCTCATTTGCTTCAAAGCTTACATCACTAAGGGTGTTGGACGAACTACTTGTAGATTCCAAGTTTTTCCCCGACCAAATCTTCAAACTAGTTAACTTGAAGTACCTTGCTTTCACCTATAACAAAAGCGATAAATGCCTGATTTCTCCATCCATCTCCAAGCTCCAGAATCTCGAGACCTTGATCATCGAACGGGGCTGTCTTCCTTCCGACTATATGTGTGAAGTAATTCTGCCACTGGAAATTTGGAAAATGCCGAGATTGCGGCATCTAGTCCTGATGAAGGAATACGTCCTTGAGCTTTCCCTATCGCGATGGGCTAAGTGGAACATACTCCGCTCTAGAAAACTTGCAAACCCTTTCGAATGTGATGAATTTCAAATTCACCAAGGAGACAGTTGA